Genomic segment of Tomitella fengzijianii:
CGACGGTTCGCGACGATCGAGCGGCCCGCGCGGGTGCGCATGCGCAGCCGGAACCCATGAACGCGCGCGCGGCGCCGATTGTTCGGCTGGAATGTCCGCTTGCCCTTGCTCACGGTGATTCTCCTTCAGTTTCTCCGGCACCTCGTGGCGCCGCTTCTTGTGTCCGACGCGTCCCATGACCCTCCGCGCTGCGACGGCACTCCGAGGCGACCGCCCCCGGAGGGGCGACCGCACACCTGTGCCCGAATCGCATGAAGCAGAAGGCCACGTACGTATGGTCTGCACGTCACCGGAAGTCCGCGACCACGGGGACCGGACCAGGATCGCGCTCCGGACCTGATCCGCGTGCACGCTGACGTACGCTGCCGATCCGCCGGCGGCGACCCACGTGGATCTACCCATACCGAGGACGTCCCGGATGAAACGGGAGACCGCCCGAGACTACTCAGTGCAAGCGTCGAGGTCAAACCGCCGATCCACCTTCGCGGCACGGCTGACCTGCGAAGCAGGTGCTCCGTGCGACACGCCACAGGAACCGGGTGCTTGCGAATGTCACTTGACTGTGCGTTTCCGTTGCACAACCGTGTCCCCCTTGTTAGCGTTCCCAGGTGACGAAGCGGTAACAACGGATCGAAGAAATACCGGACTCGTCGGGACACGGGCGAAGAACTCGACCGGCGACGATCGGACGGAAACGAAGCGACGACGCAGTGGCGGCTGCA
This window contains:
- the rpmH gene encoding 50S ribosomal protein L34, producing the protein MSKGKRTFQPNNRRRARVHGFRLRMRTRAGRSIVANRRRKGRAALSA